A window of the Macaca nemestrina isolate mMacNem1 chromosome X, mMacNem.hap1, whole genome shotgun sequence genome harbors these coding sequences:
- the LOC105499913 gene encoding renin receptor, giving the protein MAVFVVLLALVAGVLGNEFSILRSPGSVVFRNGNWPIPGERIPDVAALSMGFSVKEDLSWPGLAVGNLFHRPRATVMVMVKGVDKLALPPGSVISYPLENAVPFSLDSVANSIHSLFSEETPVVLQLAPSEERVYMVGKANSVFEDLSVTLRQLRNRLFQENSVFSSLPLNSLSRNNEVDLLFLSELQVLHDISSLLSRHKHLAKDHSPDLYSLELAGLDEIGKRYGEDSEQFRDASKILVDALQKFADDMYNLYGGNAVVELVTVKSFDTSLVRKTRTILEAKQAKNPASPYNLAYKYNFEYSVVFNMVLWIMIALALAVIITSYNIWNMDPGYDSIIYRMTNQKIRMD; this is encoded by the exons ATGGCTGTGTTTGTCGTGCTCCTGGCGTTGGTGGCGG gTGTTTTGGGGAACGAGTTTAGTATATTAAGATCACCGGGGTCTGTTGTTTTCCGAAATGGAAATTGGCCTATACCAGGAGAGCGGATCCCAGACGTGGCTGCATTGTCCATGGGCTTCTCTGTGAAAgaa GACCTTTCTTGGCCAGGACTCGCAGTGGGTAACCTGTTTCATCGTCCTCGGGCTACTGTCATGGTGATGGTGAAGGGAGTGGACAAACTGGCTCTACCCCCAGGCAGTGTCATTTCGTACCCTTTGGAGAAT GCAGTTCCTTTTAGTCTTGACAGTGTTGCAAATTCCATTCACTCCTTATTTTCTGAGGAAACTCCTGTTGTTTTGCAGTTGGCTCCCAGTGAGGAA AGAGTGTATATGGTAGGGAAGGCAAACTCAGTGTTTGAAGACCTTTCAGTCACCTTACGCCAGCTCCGTAATCGCCTATTTCAAGAAAACTCTGTTTTCAGTTCACTCCCCCTCAATTCTCTGAGTAGGAACAATGAA GTTGACCTGCTCTTTCTTTCTGAACTGCAAGTGCTACATGATATTTCAAGCTTG CTGTCTCGTCATAAGCATCTAGCCAAGGATCATTCTCCTGATTTGTATTCACTGGAGCTGGCAGGTTTGGATGAAATTGGGAAGCGTTACGGGGAAGACTCTGAACAATTCAGAGATGCTTCTAAGATCCTTGTTGACGCTTTGCAAAAG tttgcagatgacatgtaCAATCTTTATGGTGGGAATGCAGTGGTAGAGTTAGTCACTGTCAAGTCATTTGACACCTCCCTTGTTAGGAAGACAAGGACTATCCTTGAGGCAAAACAAGCG AAGAACCCAGCAAGTCCCTATAACCTTGCATATAAGTATAATTTTGAGTATTCTGTGGTTTTCAACATGGTACTTTGGATAATGATCGCCTTGGCCTTGGCTGTGATTATCACCTCTTACAATATTTGGAACATGGATCCTGGATATGATAGCATCATTTATAGGATGACAAACCAGAAGATTCGAATGGATTGA